One part of the Vicinamibacteria bacterium genome encodes these proteins:
- a CDS encoding DUF58 domain-containing protein translates to MPAARAFIVVGLATLAVAVAVAVPWLAACAVVLDALLVAALVIDARRAASVPLSARRLWPPLLVQGARAAVEVRVSSPARVILLAREALHPGLAAGPLRHRLTVAPGDEASWRYEILPRWRGEHTVGPLTVRVLGPWGLAWSQRDLLSPDERRVYPQTRWEGRVGRLLALADRRELGQAPLRIQSAGTEPYALREYRPGDPPTRIQWKASARHQRLLSREDTWERGTRLVILLDCARAMTSLDGARSKLDHALAAALALTRIAVSRGDRVTVIGFSDRIERVIRVRSGSRGVALAYGALYDLAARLTEPAYDLAVETVSKLESRRALVVLLTSVVDLVASELLRSALVHLSRKHRPALINLEDPDLTRLAFGVPAIPEEAFAKTSALEMLLGNRRLGRRLQRAGIAVGMAAADQLAWRTLETYFGLSRWGSRPPPLAQRRSVHLVGQAPSTTGGSEPSAR, encoded by the coding sequence ATGCCCGCGGCCCGCGCATTCATAGTGGTCGGCCTGGCCACGCTCGCGGTGGCGGTCGCGGTGGCGGTACCGTGGCTGGCCGCGTGCGCTGTGGTCCTCGATGCCCTCCTCGTAGCCGCGCTGGTGATCGACGCACGGCGCGCCGCCTCCGTGCCCCTTTCCGCCAGACGGCTTTGGCCACCCCTCCTCGTGCAGGGAGCTCGAGCTGCCGTCGAGGTCCGCGTCTCCTCCCCCGCCCGCGTCATCCTTCTTGCTCGTGAGGCTCTTCATCCTGGCCTCGCGGCCGGTCCCCTGAGACACCGTCTCACGGTGGCACCCGGCGACGAGGCGTCATGGCGGTACGAGATCCTTCCTCGTTGGCGTGGTGAGCACACCGTGGGGCCGCTCACGGTGCGCGTGCTGGGACCCTGGGGCCTGGCCTGGTCGCAGCGGGACCTGCTCTCTCCCGATGAGCGCCGCGTCTACCCCCAGACCCGCTGGGAGGGACGCGTCGGTCGGCTGCTCGCCCTCGCCGACCGTCGAGAACTGGGTCAGGCCCCGCTGCGAATACAAAGCGCGGGGACCGAGCCTTATGCGCTGCGGGAGTACCGGCCGGGTGACCCCCCGACGCGCATCCAGTGGAAGGCCTCGGCCCGTCACCAGCGGCTCTTGTCGCGAGAGGACACCTGGGAGCGGGGGACGCGTCTCGTGATCCTCCTCGACTGCGCGCGCGCCATGACCTCCCTCGATGGCGCACGCAGCAAGCTCGACCACGCTCTAGCGGCGGCGCTGGCTCTGACCCGGATCGCCGTGAGCCGGGGCGACCGCGTCACCGTGATCGGATTCTCCGACCGGATCGAGCGCGTCATTCGTGTCCGCTCCGGCAGCCGGGGCGTTGCCCTGGCCTATGGAGCGCTCTATGACCTCGCGGCCCGCCTCACCGAGCCCGCCTATGACCTGGCCGTGGAGACGGTTTCCAAGCTCGAGTCGCGTCGGGCGCTGGTCGTGCTGCTGACCTCCGTCGTGGACCTGGTTGCGAGCGAGCTGCTGCGGTCTGCCCTCGTCCATCTCAGCCGCAAGCACCGCCCCGCTCTCATCAACCTCGAGGACCCGGACCTCACCCGTCTCGCCTTTGGCGTACCGGCTATTCCCGAGGAGGCCTTCGCCAAGACCTCAGCTCTCGAGATGCTCCTCGGCAATCGAAGGCTGGGCCGGCGGCTCCAGAGGGCGGGGATTGCGGTGGGCATGGCCGCCGCCGACCAGCTCGCCTGGAGGACCCTTGAGACTTATTTCGGCCTCTCCCGGTGGGGCTCGCGGCCCCCGCCCCTGGCTCAGCGCAGGTCCGTGCACCTCGTTGGGCAGGCGCCGTCAACGACCGGAGGCTCAGAGCCGTCGGCCAGGTAG
- a CDS encoding DUF4190 domain-containing protein — protein MVDAGPGGPRRGLAITSLVLGILSIPTIGLVGVGAMLGIVLGVVALVKARNAPAEYGGKGLAVTGIALSALSVLVMPFVLGIIAAIVIPSVLRARVTANESAAIADVCTVAAAETAYASANGGYYDTLECLAKPTACLPGHSGTAMLDGQLATATVKGGYRRVFQGVPATSGARPAAGSQSSLAHYAYVAIPVAPGQTGVRSFCVDDSGRICYLADGSEPPVVDGACPTRCTDLR, from the coding sequence GTGGTTGATGCAGGACCTGGGGGCCCCAGGCGGGGCCTCGCCATAACGTCTCTCGTTCTCGGAATCCTCAGCATACCGACCATAGGCCTCGTTGGCGTCGGTGCCATGCTCGGCATCGTGCTCGGCGTCGTTGCCCTGGTGAAGGCGAGGAATGCGCCCGCCGAGTACGGGGGGAAGGGCCTGGCGGTGACGGGGATCGCGCTCTCCGCGCTCTCCGTCCTCGTGATGCCCTTCGTGCTGGGCATCATCGCGGCGATCGTCATACCGAGCGTCCTGCGGGCGCGGGTAACGGCGAACGAGTCCGCTGCCATCGCCGACGTGTGCACGGTGGCGGCGGCCGAAACCGCCTACGCTTCCGCCAACGGAGGCTATTACGACACGCTCGAGTGCCTGGCCAAGCCGACCGCCTGCCTCCCCGGGCACTCCGGTACGGCGATGCTCGACGGCCAGCTGGCGACGGCGACGGTCAAAGGTGGGTATCGGCGCGTTTTCCAAGGTGTGCCGGCGACATCGGGCGCCCGCCCGGCTGCGGGGTCGCAATCCAGCCTGGCACACTATGCCTACGTGGCCATCCCCGTCGCACCGGGACAGACCGGTGTCCGCTCGTTCTGCGTCGATGACAGCGGCCGAATCTGCTACCTGGCCGACGGCTCTGAGCCTCCGGTCGTTGACGGCGCCTGCCCAACGAGGTGCACGGACCTGCGCTGA
- a CDS encoding MFS transporter, protein MRGGVLLSYRWWVVVMLWGVCLLNYADRQAIFSVFPLLQAEMGLGDVELAIVGGFFMWIYALALPLAGFVGDRFSRRGLVIGGLVFWSLVTLATALSTRYWHLVIFRALEGFGEAFYFPASMSLIADYHGPQTRSRAMALHQSSVYAGTVLGGTAAGFFGQHYGWRSGFYVFGAAGVVLGIALLGFLREPQRGRADLAPADVGVETSTLRGAIHDVFGLPIVWVLVAVFLGANFVAAIFLTWMPSFLGRKFGMSLSMAGLNATAWIQIASIAGVLAGGWLADRWVRRHHGGRMMTQALGLLAGVPFLFVTGWTLSVPVLVLAMVGFGCFKGVYDANIWAALYDVVPLNRRATAVGAMNAIGWLGGGTAPVAMAAVSQRWGMSACLSATSVVYLFVGGLMALGVRLFLPARSTAVGTPTPPPAAG, encoded by the coding sequence ATGCGCGGCGGCGTCCTCCTATCCTATCGCTGGTGGGTCGTGGTGATGCTGTGGGGGGTCTGCTTGCTGAACTACGCAGACCGGCAGGCCATCTTCTCCGTGTTCCCGCTGCTCCAGGCAGAGATGGGCCTGGGTGATGTCGAGCTCGCAATTGTGGGCGGGTTCTTCATGTGGATCTACGCCCTCGCCCTCCCACTCGCCGGCTTCGTGGGCGACCGGTTCAGCCGGCGAGGGCTCGTCATCGGGGGCCTCGTGTTCTGGTCCCTCGTCACCTTGGCCACCGCCCTCTCGACGAGGTACTGGCACCTCGTGATCTTCCGCGCGCTGGAGGGCTTCGGCGAGGCCTTCTACTTCCCCGCCTCGATGTCGCTCATCGCCGACTACCACGGGCCACAGACGCGCTCGCGCGCGATGGCGCTTCACCAATCGAGCGTCTACGCGGGCACGGTGCTGGGTGGCACCGCGGCCGGCTTCTTCGGGCAGCACTACGGCTGGCGCTCGGGTTTCTACGTCTTCGGCGCCGCAGGCGTCGTCCTCGGGATCGCCCTACTTGGATTCCTGCGCGAGCCGCAGCGGGGGCGGGCGGATCTCGCACCGGCCGACGTCGGGGTGGAGACATCGACCCTACGGGGGGCGATCCACGACGTCTTCGGCCTGCCGATCGTCTGGGTGCTCGTCGCCGTCTTCCTGGGCGCGAACTTCGTGGCCGCGATCTTCCTCACCTGGATGCCGTCGTTCCTGGGCCGCAAGTTCGGGATGAGCCTGTCAATGGCCGGATTGAACGCGACAGCGTGGATCCAGATCGCGTCTATAGCCGGCGTCCTGGCCGGAGGGTGGCTCGCGGACCGCTGGGTCCGGCGCCACCACGGTGGCCGGATGATGACGCAGGCTCTCGGCCTATTGGCCGGAGTACCCTTTCTTTTCGTCACTGGCTGGACGCTCTCGGTGCCGGTGCTGGTCCTGGCGATGGTCGGCTTCGGCTGCTTCAAGGGGGTCTATGACGCCAACATCTGGGCCGCTCTCTACGACGTGGTGCCGCTGAACCGTCGCGCAACAGCGGTGGGGGCGATGAACGCGATCGGCTGGCTGGGCGGCGGCACCGCTCCAGTGGCCATGGCGGCCGTCTCGCAGCGCTGGGGCATGAGCGCGTGCCTGAGCGCCACCTCGGTGGTCTACCTCTTCGTCGGAGGTCTGATGGCGCTGGGCGTCCGTTTGTTCCTCCCCGCCCGGTCGACGGCTGTGGGCACGCCGACCCCGCCGCCAGCCGCGGGCTAA
- a CDS encoding LytTR family transcriptional regulator DNA-binding domain-containing protein → MIRVLIVDDEAPARALLREMLAGEPDVEILGEAATGLEAVKAATDLEPEVVFLDIEMPKLDGFEVLELLDPSIAVVFVTAYDSHALRAFEVHAVDYVLKPYRAARLREALARARARVGERPDATLLANAARRPGEYAQRVVVKDGAHIQVIPIERLDYAQAQDDYVALRTDGKTFLKTQTLAGLEASLDPSQFVRVHRSFLVRLDRIRALEPYGKNDHVAILADGTRVPVSREGYTRLRELLE, encoded by the coding sequence GTGATTCGCGTGCTGATCGTCGACGACGAGGCCCCCGCGCGGGCCCTCCTCCGCGAGATGCTTGCCGGGGAGCCGGACGTGGAAATCCTGGGCGAGGCCGCCACCGGGCTGGAAGCGGTCAAGGCGGCGACGGATCTCGAGCCGGAGGTGGTTTTTCTGGACATCGAGATGCCGAAGCTTGACGGCTTCGAGGTCCTGGAGCTCCTAGATCCCTCGATCGCGGTCGTCTTTGTCACCGCCTACGATAGCCATGCCCTGCGCGCCTTCGAAGTGCACGCGGTCGATTACGTGCTGAAGCCCTACCGGGCGGCGCGCCTTCGCGAGGCCTTGGCGCGCGCCCGCGCTCGGGTGGGGGAGCGGCCCGACGCCACTCTCCTTGCCAACGCCGCCCGTCGGCCCGGAGAGTACGCGCAGCGGGTCGTGGTGAAGGACGGCGCGCACATCCAGGTGATCCCCATCGAGCGGCTGGACTACGCCCAGGCCCAGGACGACTATGTCGCCCTGCGCACGGACGGGAAGACGTTCCTCAAGACGCAGACCCTGGCAGGCCTCGAGGCGAGCCTTGACCCGTCGCAGTTCGTCCGCGTCCATCGCTCGTTCCTCGTGCGTCTCGATCGCATCCGGGCTCTCGAGCCCTACGGCAAGAACGACCACGTGGCCATCCTGGCCGACGGCACGCGCGTGCCGGTGAGCCGGGAGGGATACACCCGCCTCCGGGAGCTGCTGGAGTAG